The Polyangium aurulentum genomic interval CGCGCTGCCACGCGACGCTCCCGGGGAGCGCGTGGCGCGCCGCCTCTCTGCCGTAGCGCACGGATGACTCGAAATCCGACATCCACGCGTGGACCTCGCAGAGCAGACCCAGAAAGGTTCCGCGCTCTTCGCCGCTGCTCAGCTCGAGGCCGCGCCGGGCGCCCGCGAGCGCGGCGTCCATGTCGCCGCTGATCAACGCCCCCTCCGAGGCGGCGAGGTAATGACGCGCCGCCCGCGTCCCCTCCTCGCCACGATCGAAATGACGCGCGAGGACAAACCCGTCGCGCTCTCCGTGCGCCTCGAGCCACGCGCCCGCGAGCCGGTGGCCGAGCACGCGGTCTTCCTCGGTCAGCATGGCGTACGCTCCGTCCGCGAGCAGCGCGTGGCGGAATGAAAGCTCGTGCTCGCCCGGGAAACGGCCGCCGGGCCTCTCCGTCAGTAGCTCGCGCGCGGCGAGGGTCGCGAGCCGCTCCCGCACGAGCCCCGCGTGATCGCTCGTGCCGAGCAGCTCTGCGACCCCGCCCGCCGGAAACGTCTCGCCGAAGATGCTCGCGGCCCGGAGGATCTTTCGGTCCTCGTCGTCGAGGGCGCCGAGGCGCGATTGCACCATCGCGACCACCGTCTCGGGCAACTCGCCGTCGCGGCCCTCGGACGCCGCGCGGATGAGCTCCTCCAGGTAAAACGCGTTGCCCCCGGCCTGCGCGACGATTCGCTCGATCGTGCCCGCCCCGACACCCTCGCCGAGCACCTGCCGCACGAGCCGTTCGCTGGCCTTGCGGCTCAATTCTTTCAACTGGATCGCCTGCAAGTGCCGGCCAACCCAGAGCCTGGGAAAGCGATCGTGCACCTCCGGGCGCGCGAGGGCGAGGATCAGCAGGGATTTTTGCTGCAGGTCCCTGAGCGCGACATCGAAGAGGCGCACGCTCGGCAGGTCGCCCCAGTGCAGGTCCTCGAGGACGAGGAGCACCGGGCGGGCTGCGCACGCGGCGGAGAGGAAATCGACGAAGGCGCGGTGCAGCCAGTCCATCAGGAGCCCCGGGTCCTTGCGCGCCTCGCGCAACGTGGGGCTGCCCTCGTCGGGGAAGGGGGCGCCCGCGATCTCACCGAGGAGCTCCGCGATCGTCTGGCGCTCGGCCTCCGGGACGTATTGCGAGACGGTGGCGAGGAGTTTGTCCTGGCGCCGAGCGAGCGGCTCGCCCTCCTGGATGCCGCATGCGGCGTGCAGGATCTGGGCGCAGAGCGCGAATGCAGAGCCGGTGCGCAAGGGGTCGCCGCGCGTGATCCACACGGCGGGGGCCGCGTCGTGGAATTCGAGCTTGCGTACGAGCTCGTGGGCGAGGCGCGATTTCCCCATGCCGGCGGCGGCGGTGACGAGCACGGCCTGGGCGATGCTCTCCTCGACGCACTCCTCGAAGAGCTGCTCGAGCTGGGTCTTCTCGCGATCGCGGCCGACGCACGCCGTGGGCTTGCCGAGCAGCGTGCGCGTTCCCTCGAGCAGCGCGCGCTCGCCGTGCAACCAGTAGCCGCTCTCGTCCTCGCGCACGTCGAAGCGGGCGTCGAGGAGCCCCGCCGTCGTCTCCTCGACCGCGACGGGGCCGAGGGGGGTCTGTCGGGGCGCATTTCGGTGGGCGAGCGTGCGCGCCACGCGATCGATGACGTCGCCGAGGGGCATGCGGCCGGAGAGCGCTGCGCGGCCCACCGCGAGCGCGATGGACCTCTCGGGCACCCTGGTCCGCAGCGCGAGGGCTGCCTGCGCGGCCCGCGCCGCAATGTCCGTGGCCATTCCCGTGCCTGCGACCCAGAGCGCGATCGAGCCATCGAGGAGCGGCTCGCCGCGCGCGCCCCATTGCGTCGCGGCATCGCGAAAGAGCGACGCGTCGGTGGCGACACCGTCTGCGTCGCTCTCGCCCGCGCCTCGCGCATTTCCCTCGGGTGGCGCGCCGATGAGAATGACTGCGACGGGCCGGCGCTCGGCGCCCGAAAGGCGCGCGGGACGATTGCGGTCGGGCGCGGACCGCGCCTCGGCCACCTCGGGCAGGCTCCCGAGCAACGCGAGCGCCTCGGCGACGGCATGGCCATCGCGCGGCCGCTCGTCCGGGTCCTTGGCCATCATCCGTGAGACGAGATGGGTGAGCGACTCCGGCAGATCCGGCCGCAGGTCCTCGAGGCGCGGCGGATCTGCAATCACGATCTTGAACAGGATGGCCATCAGGTGATCGCCGCGGAATGCAGGCTCGCCGGCGAGGCACTCGAAGAGCACGCAGCCGAGCGAGAAGACGTCGGCGCGGGCGTCTATGCGGAGCTCGCCGCGCGCTTGCTCCGGCGCCATGTACCCGGGCGTTCCCACGAGGGCGCCCGTGCCCGTGAGCGCGGTGCGGCCCTCTTGCTTGGCAATGCCGAAGTCGAGGATCTTGGCCTCGTCGAACGCGCCGCCCACGAGAAAGACGTTGCTCGGCTTCAGGTCGCGGTGCACGACGCCGCGCTCGTGCGCGAACCCGAGCGCCCGTGCCAGCCGCCCGGCGACGGCGAGGCTCTCGGTGACGGTGAGGCTGCGCTGCCCGAGGACGGCGCCGAGGTCGTCGCCCTCGAGCCATTCCATGACGAGGTAATGACCGCCGGCGGGCAGGTGGCCGTGCGCGAGGTGGCGGACGATGCCGGGGTGGACGAGGCTGGCGAGCAGCGCGATCTCGCGCTCGAAGCGCGCCTCGTCGCCGCCCCCCGCGAGCAGCTTGACGGCGACGGGCTCGCCGGTGCGCAAGTCTTTGGCCTTGTAGACCTCGCCCATTGCGCCAGCGCCCGCGAGCCGTACGAGCTCGAATCGCTCTCCGAGGCGCGTACCTGGTCCCATGACGGCCGCATCGTAGAGCGTGGAAGGGGGCGCGTAAAGGCCCGGCCACGGCGCTTGTCGGATCGATATTTCTTCCCGTATCATCCGGCGCGATGAACGAGCGTGAAGGCTGCGCCCTGCTGAAGGAGCGTTTCACTGCGGCGGGGCTGTCGATCGAGGAGCACGTCCGCTTCGCCGAGGAGGGCCTCGACGTCACGCTCGACGGCTTCGATCCCTCGCAGCGAATCGGCTACGAGTACGTCACCACCGAGGCGGGCGACAGGGACGCGATCACGCCCGAGGTGGTCGCCGCGCTCGAGGCGCGGATGCTGCGCGGCGAGATGTTCGTGCTGCTCGTCGACGAGCGCGACGTCCCCGACCCCGCCGCGCTCCGCTTCGCGGCCGATGGTTTTCTCGAGATTCTCAGGCAGCGCGGGAAGATCGCATGAGCTTTCATCACCGGGAGCCCGCCTGGAAGCTCGTCGAGCAGGCCCGCAGGCGGCGGGAGGAGATCACGCAGATCCTCGGCGGCATCGCGCAGCAGCGCGCGGTGCACCAGCGCAGCCGCGCCGAGCTCGTCGCGCGCTACGGGCACGCCCTGCGCGAGCTGGTCGAGACGCTCGTGCCGAGCCTCGATTTGCAGGCGCTCGCCTGGGCGGCGTGGGCCACGGGCTACGCGCCCCTCGGCCAGAAGGACGCGCTCGCGAGGATGGAGCGGGAGAGGGAGGATCTGACGGCGCGGATTGCGCAGATCGAGGCCGATCCGCGGTTCCAGAATCGCGAGCTATTGCGCGCCCCGCGCGTGGGCACGCTCGTGCAGCAGCTCGACGAGCTTTTGCACTACCGCGCGCCGCTCGCGGACATCGTCGAGCGCTGCGAGCACCCGCGCCTCCAGCGGCTCCTGCACCTCGGCTACGGTTTGCCCGAGTATCCCGTTCGCTTCTGGCACACGGCCTATTACGCCGACTGGAAGGCGGGCGACGAGATCCTCGATCGATTCCCCGACAAACAAAGCTTCACCGAGGTGCGCGCGGCCTATCTCGAGGCGCGCGACGCGCTCACCGTCCACGACGCCAACATTCGCGAGATCCAGGCGCAGATCGCGGCCGGTGAGGCGCTCGAAGCCGAGCACAGGGAGCGCCGCCGCGCCCTCGATACGCTCGAGGCCAGGTGGCTCGCCTTCGCCCGCGACGCCCTCGCGCGCCACCTCTCGGAGATCGATCTCTCCGCGCTCGGCGAGCGCCTCGCCAAGGCGCCGCACGTCGAGATCCTGGCCAAGCGCGTCGTGGGCCTCTCGCAGCAGATCGTCTATCTCGACAGGCTCGCGCAGAAGCACCTCGACGAGCCGGAGAGCGCGCTCCGCGGGGCGCTCGGGAAGATCGAGCGGACGATCGCCAAATACAGCCGCCCCAAGTATCACGGCGCCCAGGTCGAGGGCGCCGCCGTCGAGCGGCTGAGCCACGGGTTCTCCGACCGCTACCAGCGCATCGGGCAGCGCTTCGAGAAGCAATACAACCGCGTCTACGTCTTTCACGACTACGACCGCGGCAGCCTGGCCACCGATTTTCTCTGGTGGGACCTCATGACCGACGGCCGCATCGACGGCAATTTCATCCCCGAGGTGCGCTCCTTCCACGAGCGGAACCCGGGCTACCATTACGAGCGCTGGAGGGACGCCGACGACGATCACGACGACGCGGCTGCGGCGGCCGCCGCGCTGGGCCAGGATTCGTCGTTCGGCGGCCTCGGCATCTCGACCGACATCTCATGAGCCGCGGCGTTCGCATCGTCCTCTACGCGGTCAACGGGTCGGGCCTCGGGCACCTGACCCGGCTCGTCGCGGTCGCGCGGTGGATCCGCCGTTATGCATTGCACGCGGGGGCGCGGGCGGAGATCTATTTCCTGACCTCCTCCGAGGCCGAGGGGCTGCTCTTCCACGAGCGGTTCGCCTCGTTCAAGCTGCCCTCGAAGACGATCGTCACCGACGCGGGCATCGACAAGCTCACCTACCTCGGCCTCGCCAAGCAATGGGTGTGGCATTCGATCGGCCTCTTGCGTCCCGACCTCTTCGTGGTCGACACCTTCCCGCGAGGGGCGTTCGGCGAGCTGCTCTCGGCGCTCGATCTCTGCCGCAAGAAGGCGTTCATTTATCGCCCCGTGAACGATGAATTCGCGCAGCGCGCCGATTTCCAGGCGATGTTGCCGCTTTACGATCTGTTGCTCGTCCCCGAGGACGAGGGGGCTGGCAAGGCCGTGCTGCCCGAAGGCGCGCGCGGCAAGACGCGTCATACCGGGCCCATCATGGCTCGCGAGCGGGTCGAGCTGTTGCCGCGCGCGGCTGCGCGAGAGCGCCTCGGGATAGGCGCCGACCAGCTCGCCGTCTGGATATCCGCGGGCGGGGGCGGCGACGCCCGGGCCGAGGAGCAGATTCGCCACACCTGCGAGGCGGTCTCCTCCGCGTTGCCGGGATCGGCGCTCGTGGTCGCGGCCGGGCCTCTTTATCGAGGCGCGCGCCTGCACGGCGACGGGATTCGCTGGCTCAACGAGCCCGGCGCGTCCGAGCTGCTCGGCGCCATCGATTTCGCGGTCTGCGCGGCCGGCTACAACACCTATCACGAGCTGATGCACGCCGGCGTCCCGGCGATCTTCTGGCCCCAGCGCAAGGTCGCCGATGAGCAGGCCGAGCGAGCCAAGCGGGCCGCGGCTGCGGGGGCCGCGTTTCTGCTCGACCACGAGGGGGACGCCGAGGCCCTCGCCCGCGCGGCCATCCGCCTCGCCGATCCCGACGAGCGCGCCCGCGCCGCGCACGCCGCACGCTCGCTTGTCCCGAAAAACTACGCCCGGGCCGCCGCTGCCGAGCTTTTGCGCCTCGTCTGGGCGGCCGCCGAGGTGGAGGCGGCCGAGGAGGCCATGAGCGACGATCTGCTCGCCGCCGCGCGTGAGCTTTCGCTGCCCATCGATCCGTTTGTCGAGGTCATGCACGTGCTCGCGCCGCGCGCCGCCGAGGGGC includes:
- a CDS encoding serine/threonine-protein kinase, encoding MGPGTRLGERFELVRLAGAGAMGEVYKAKDLRTGEPVAVKLLAGGGDEARFEREIALLASLVHPGIVRHLAHGHLPAGGHYLVMEWLEGDDLGAVLGQRSLTVTESLAVAGRLARALGFAHERGVVHRDLKPSNVFLVGGAFDEAKILDFGIAKQEGRTALTGTGALVGTPGYMAPEQARGELRIDARADVFSLGCVLFECLAGEPAFRGDHLMAILFKIVIADPPRLEDLRPDLPESLTHLVSRMMAKDPDERPRDGHAVAEALALLGSLPEVAEARSAPDRNRPARLSGAERRPVAVILIGAPPEGNARGAGESDADGVATDASLFRDAATQWGARGEPLLDGSIALWVAGTGMATDIAARAAQAALALRTRVPERSIALAVGRAALSGRMPLGDVIDRVARTLAHRNAPRQTPLGPVAVEETTAGLLDARFDVREDESGYWLHGERALLEGTRTLLGKPTACVGRDREKTQLEQLFEECVEESIAQAVLVTAAAGMGKSRLAHELVRKLEFHDAAPAVWITRGDPLRTGSAFALCAQILHAACGIQEGEPLARRQDKLLATVSQYVPEAERQTIAELLGEIAGAPFPDEGSPTLREARKDPGLLMDWLHRAFVDFLSAACAARPVLLVLEDLHWGDLPSVRLFDVALRDLQQKSLLILALARPEVHDRFPRLWVGRHLQAIQLKELSRKASERLVRQVLGEGVGAGTIERIVAQAGGNAFYLEELIRAASEGRDGELPETVVAMVQSRLGALDDEDRKILRAASIFGETFPAGGVAELLGTSDHAGLVRERLATLAARELLTERPGGRFPGEHELSFRHALLADGAYAMLTEEDRVLGHRLAGAWLEAHGERDGFVLARHFDRGEEGTRAARHYLAASEGALISGDMDAALAGARRGLELSSGEERGTFLGLLCEVHAWMSDFESSVRYGREAARHALPGSVAWQRGMLARLHDATHGGDPAELPEIVEALRTTDPTADALVLSSFVTAVSAIYLLEDGHLALAARLIERMDELAAGPFRGEPIPTGWSHLAHANHAYAALEDPWTGHLEAQRGLASIGGLGHARYEALAGHYVSAGLWYLGAHHEARRNMEARLSGHPLLGTLAGHPLFCLAGVLVELGALDEAKATAERLIAFGKARGVPTDEGLGRWALASALLRAGELDAAEREAGVALEWLARSPVDQPGARATLAAILLAAGRHDEALDAAARALAQYEAQRVASFLRGGTVHLVHAQALVASRRHDEARAAIARAEGRLLAIASKIGDPGRRKTFLEDVPENAATRALAQEWSLRGSPRP
- a CDS encoding glycosyltransferase, yielding MSRGVRIVLYAVNGSGLGHLTRLVAVARWIRRYALHAGARAEIYFLTSSEAEGLLFHERFASFKLPSKTIVTDAGIDKLTYLGLAKQWVWHSIGLLRPDLFVVDTFPRGAFGELLSALDLCRKKAFIYRPVNDEFAQRADFQAMLPLYDLLLVPEDEGAGKAVLPEGARGKTRHTGPIMARERVELLPRAAARERLGIGADQLAVWISAGGGGDARAEEQIRHTCEAVSSALPGSALVVAAGPLYRGARLHGDGIRWLNEPGASELLGAIDFAVCAAGYNTYHELMHAGVPAIFWPQRKVADEQAERAKRAAAAGAAFLLDHEGDAEALARAAIRLADPDERARAAHAARSLVPKNYARAAAAELLRLVWAAAEVEAAEEAMSDDLLAAARELSLPIDPFVEVMHVLAPRAAEGPAADPGEARAQAVEIVRAASRRGAPPEAAVLIAQGLSRRLPRATPEERAKAVMGLLAELAPFGDWTAAVTLIKLLRPERRLDAAALGGELAAFLSELGEHGRDLYAGVALLSSAQGLGNDAPGNQDALREAIARLRRAANDPFAGGAQP